One stretch of Streptomyces sp. 135 DNA includes these proteins:
- the obgE gene encoding GTPase ObgE, with amino-acid sequence MTTFVDRVELHVAAGSGGHGCASVHREKFKPLGGPDGGNGGRGGDVILVVDQDVTTLLDYHHSPHRKATNGQPGAGDNRSGKDGQDLVLPVPDGTVVMDRDGNVLADMVGQGTTFVAGQGGRGGLGNAALASARRKAPGFALLGVPGEERDLVLELKTVADVALVGYPSAGKSSLISVLSAAKPKIADYPFTTLVPNLGVVTAGSTVYTVADVPGLIPGASQGRGLGLEFLRHVERCSVLVHVLDTATLESDRDPVSDLDVIEEELRQYGAGLENRPRIVVLNKIDVPDGQDLAEMVRPDLEARGYRVFEVSAVAHKGLKELSFGLAELVAAARAAKPKEEATRIVIRPKAVDDSGFTVKREDDGIYRVRGEKPERWIRQTDFNNDEAVGYLADRLSRLGVEDELMKAGARAGDGVAIGPEENAVVFDWEPSMMAGAEMLGRRGEDHRLEAPRPAAQRRRDREAERDEAQRAYDDFEPFQDR; translated from the coding sequence ATGACCACCTTCGTGGACCGCGTCGAGCTGCACGTCGCCGCGGGTAGCGGAGGCCACGGCTGTGCCTCCGTTCACCGTGAGAAGTTCAAGCCGCTCGGCGGCCCGGACGGCGGCAACGGCGGCCGTGGCGGTGACGTGATCCTGGTCGTCGACCAGGACGTCACCACGCTGCTCGACTACCACCACAGCCCGCACCGCAAGGCCACCAACGGCCAGCCCGGCGCCGGCGACAACCGCTCCGGCAAGGACGGCCAGGACCTCGTCCTGCCCGTCCCCGACGGCACGGTCGTCATGGACCGCGACGGCAACGTCCTCGCGGACATGGTCGGCCAGGGCACCACCTTCGTCGCGGGCCAGGGCGGCCGCGGCGGCCTCGGCAACGCGGCGCTGGCCTCCGCCCGGCGCAAGGCCCCCGGCTTCGCGCTGCTCGGCGTGCCCGGTGAGGAGCGGGACCTCGTCCTGGAGCTCAAGACCGTCGCCGACGTCGCCCTGGTGGGCTACCCGAGCGCCGGCAAGTCCTCGCTGATCTCCGTCCTGAGCGCGGCGAAGCCGAAGATCGCGGACTACCCGTTCACGACGCTCGTCCCGAACCTCGGCGTCGTGACGGCGGGATCGACCGTCTACACCGTCGCCGACGTGCCCGGCCTCATCCCGGGCGCCAGCCAGGGCCGCGGCCTCGGCCTGGAGTTCCTGCGGCACGTCGAGCGGTGCAGCGTCCTCGTCCACGTACTGGACACGGCGACCCTGGAGTCCGACCGCGACCCCGTCTCCGACCTCGACGTCATCGAGGAGGAGCTGCGGCAGTACGGCGCGGGCCTGGAGAACCGTCCGCGCATCGTCGTCCTCAACAAGATCGACGTGCCCGACGGCCAGGACCTCGCCGAGATGGTCCGGCCCGACCTGGAGGCCCGCGGCTACCGCGTCTTCGAGGTGTCGGCCGTTGCCCACAAGGGCCTCAAGGAGCTCTCCTTCGGCCTGGCCGAGCTGGTCGCCGCCGCGCGCGCCGCGAAGCCGAAGGAGGAGGCGACCCGCATCGTCATCCGTCCCAAGGCGGTCGACGACTCCGGCTTCACGGTCAAGCGCGAGGACGACGGCATCTACCGCGTGCGCGGCGAGAAGCCCGAGCGCTGGATCCGGCAGACCGACTTCAACAACGACGAGGCCGTCGGCTACCTCGCGGACCGCCTCAGCCGCCTCGGCGTCGAGGACGAGCTGATGAAGGCCGGCGCCCGCGCCGGTGACGGCGTCGCCATCGGCCCGGAGGAGAACGCGGTCGTCTTCGACTGGGAGCCCAGCATGATGGCGGGCGCCGAGATGCTCGGCCGCCGTGGCGAGGACCACCGCCTGGAGGCCCCCCGCCCGGCCGCCCAGCGCCGCAGGGACCGCGAGGCGGAGCGGGACGAGGCGCAGCGCGCGTACGACGACTTCGAGCCGTTCCAGGACCGGTAG
- the proB gene encoding glutamate 5-kinase codes for MTAARQSVAEAQRVVVKVGSSSLTTASGGLDADRVDALVDVLAKSRSGGEREIVLVSSGAIAAGLAPLGLVRRPKDLARQQAAASVGQGLLVARYTASFARYGVRVGQVLLTSDDMARRAHHRNASRTLDQLLAMGALPVVNENDTVATDEIRFGDNDRLAALVAHLVHADLLVLLSDVDGLYDGDPARPGTSRIDEVRGPADIAHVEIGSAGKAGVGTGGMVTKVEAARIAAAAGIPVVLTSASQAGDALAGRATGTYFHRTGRRSADRLLWLQHASEPRGALTLDDGAVRAVVEGRKSLLPAGIAGVEGDFTAGDPVELRDVAGRAVARGLVNFDAKELPQLLGRSTRDLARELGPAYEREVVHRDDLVLLHG; via the coding sequence GTGACAGCGGCAAGGCAGTCGGTGGCAGAGGCCCAGCGGGTCGTCGTCAAGGTCGGGTCCTCGTCCCTGACCACCGCCTCTGGGGGGCTGGACGCCGACCGCGTGGACGCCTTGGTGGACGTCCTGGCCAAGAGCCGCAGCGGGGGTGAGCGCGAGATCGTGTTGGTCTCCTCCGGTGCCATCGCCGCCGGCCTCGCCCCCCTCGGCCTCGTGCGTCGCCCCAAGGACCTCGCCCGCCAGCAGGCCGCCGCCAGCGTCGGGCAGGGGCTGCTCGTGGCCCGCTACACCGCCTCCTTCGCGCGGTACGGCGTACGCGTCGGGCAGGTGCTCCTCACCTCCGACGACATGGCCCGCCGCGCCCACCACCGCAACGCGTCCCGCACCCTGGACCAGCTGCTCGCGATGGGCGCGCTGCCCGTGGTCAACGAGAACGACACCGTGGCCACCGACGAGATCCGCTTCGGCGACAACGACCGCCTGGCCGCCCTCGTCGCCCACCTCGTCCACGCCGACCTGCTCGTGCTGCTCTCCGACGTGGACGGCCTGTACGACGGCGACCCCGCCAGGCCCGGCACCTCCAGGATCGACGAGGTGCGGGGCCCCGCCGACATAGCGCACGTCGAGATCGGCAGCGCGGGCAAGGCGGGCGTCGGCACCGGCGGCATGGTCACCAAGGTCGAGGCCGCGCGGATCGCCGCCGCCGCCGGGATCCCGGTCGTCCTGACCTCCGCCAGCCAGGCCGGTGACGCCCTCGCGGGCCGCGCCACGGGCACGTACTTCCACCGCACGGGACGCCGCTCCGCCGACCGGCTCCTGTGGCTCCAGCACGCCTCGGAGCCGCGCGGCGCGCTCACCCTGGACGACGGGGCGGTGCGCGCGGTCGTCGAGGGGCGCAAATCGCTGCTGCCCGCGGGGATCGCGGGGGTCGAGGGCGACTTCACCGCGGGCGACCCGGTCGAGCTGCGGGACGTCGCGGGGCGGGCCGTCGCGCGCGGCCTGGTGAACTTCGACGCGAAGGAGCTGCCGCAGCTCCTCGGCCGCTCCACGCGGGATCTCGCGCGGGAGCTCGGACCCGCGTACGAGCGGGAGGTCGTGCACCGGGACGACCTCGTCCTGCTCCACGGGTAA
- the rplU gene encoding 50S ribosomal protein L21 — MYAIVRSGGRQHKVAVDDIVEVDKIPTAKVGDTVELSTLLVVDGDAVTSDPWVLAGIKVTAEVVDHHKGAKIDILRYKNKTGYRRRQGHRQQYTAIKVTGIPTAAK; from the coding sequence GTGTACGCCATCGTGCGCAGCGGTGGTCGCCAGCACAAGGTTGCTGTCGACGACATCGTTGAGGTTGACAAGATTCCCACGGCCAAGGTTGGCGACACGGTCGAGCTCTCGACCCTGCTCGTTGTCGACGGCGACGCCGTCACCAGCGACCCGTGGGTGCTGGCCGGCATCAAGGTCACGGCCGAGGTCGTGGACCACCACAAGGGTGCCAAGATCGACATCCTTCGGTACAAGAACAAGACCGGCTACCGCCGTCGCCAGGGTCACCGCCAGCAGTACACGGCGATCAAGGTCACCGGTATCCCCACGGCTGCGAAGTAA
- a CDS encoding phospholipase D-like domain-containing protein yields MAQTRLRGTGRHRAVKPVKGGRQAVALATVLSAAGIQAVGTAGTASADGTPTPTWTEGPIFNNPKGNVDQQHAIRTRLIELTNSAVPGSTIKVAVYHVWEGSVVDALVAAKKRGVHVQVLLDETSKSDRPANGAYAMLAAALGTSTGKPSFVKLCPTGKSCLGDPRYGKSIMHNKFWLFSQVEGARDVVVQTTSNSTPSAHTKFFNDALLLPNNPAMYDAYADYFTDMLGKSWQGWDYRTVSSGRYKAYFFPRNGTVNETDTMYSVMNNVRCTYKDAAGVTKRTKVRAAIFKITRKQIADKLVSLKKAGCDVSLLYAESDSAKSQGGTPGTWEQLHAPGGPSVRCYNDDRDPLNAGARLTTPYIIHSKYLLIDGMYDGKRNKVSFTGSQNYTAPALRENDEAIVKVDDDSVHDTYRAHFDRTRAVAWPGTADKTDLCKGVKPLPPDGEKPTT; encoded by the coding sequence ATGGCGCAGACGCGCCTGCGAGGCACGGGACGGCACCGTGCGGTGAAACCGGTCAAGGGCGGCCGGCAGGCGGTGGCGCTGGCCACGGTGCTGTCGGCGGCGGGCATCCAGGCCGTGGGCACGGCGGGGACCGCCTCGGCGGACGGGACGCCGACGCCGACCTGGACCGAGGGCCCGATCTTCAACAATCCGAAGGGAAACGTCGACCAGCAGCACGCGATCCGCACCCGGCTGATCGAGCTGACGAACTCCGCGGTGCCCGGCTCGACGATCAAGGTCGCGGTCTATCACGTCTGGGAGGGATCCGTCGTCGACGCGCTGGTCGCCGCCAAGAAGCGCGGCGTGCACGTCCAGGTGCTGCTGGACGAGACCAGCAAGAGCGACCGGCCGGCGAACGGCGCGTACGCCATGCTCGCCGCGGCGCTCGGCACGAGCACCGGCAAGCCGTCCTTCGTGAAGCTCTGCCCGACCGGGAAGTCGTGCCTCGGCGACCCGAGGTACGGCAAGTCGATCATGCACAACAAGTTCTGGCTGTTCTCGCAGGTCGAGGGCGCCAGGGACGTCGTCGTGCAGACCACGTCGAACTCGACGCCGTCCGCGCACACGAAGTTCTTCAACGACGCGCTGCTGCTGCCGAACAATCCGGCCATGTACGACGCGTACGCCGACTACTTCACGGACATGCTCGGCAAGAGCTGGCAGGGCTGGGACTACCGCACGGTCAGCAGCGGCCGCTACAAGGCCTACTTCTTCCCGCGCAACGGCACGGTCAACGAGACCGACACCATGTACTCGGTGATGAACAACGTCCGCTGCACCTACAAGGACGCGGCCGGGGTGACGAAGCGCACGAAGGTCCGCGCCGCCATCTTCAAGATCACGCGCAAGCAGATCGCCGACAAGCTGGTCTCCCTGAAGAAGGCCGGCTGCGACGTGAGCCTCCTGTACGCGGAGAGCGACAGCGCCAAGAGCCAGGGCGGCACCCCCGGCACCTGGGAGCAGCTCCACGCCCCGGGCGGCCCCTCCGTGCGCTGCTACAACGACGACAGGGACCCGCTGAACGCGGGTGCCAGGCTGACGACGCCCTACATCATCCACTCGAAGTACCTGCTGATCGACGGCATGTACGACGGCAAGCGGAACAAGGTCTCCTTCACCGGCTCGCAGAACTACACGGCGCCCGCGCTGCGCGAGAACGACGAGGCGATCGTCAAGGTCGACGACGACTCGGTGCACGACACCTACCGCGCGCACTTCGACCGCACGCGGGCCGTGGCCTGGCCGGGCACCGCCGACAAGACGGACCTGTGCAAGGGCGTCAAGCCGCTGCCGCCGGACGGTGAGAAGCCGACCACGTGA
- a CDS encoding M48 family metallopeptidase, giving the protein MTDGNHHDGGGDGTGHERVPSRQRRRFPGISSRAYEHPADRSALVALRRLSGFDTVFKALSGLLPERSLRLLFLSDSVRVSDVQFAHLNTMLRDACYILDLEKVPPMYVNQDPNPNAMCIGLDEPIIVVTTGLVELLDEEEMRAVVGHEVGHALSGHSVYRTILLFLTNLALKVAWIPLGNVAIMAIVTALREWFRKSELSADRAGLLVGQDLNASMRGLMKLAGGNHLHEMNVDAFLEQAEEYEAGGDLRDSVLKIMNVLPRTHPFATVRAAELKKWAGTRDFQRIMDGHYPRRDEDKDTSVSDSFRQSASAYADDVRNSKDPLMKLVSDIAGGAGDLGGKLRGKFTGQGGQSGQDGGDTSGDK; this is encoded by the coding sequence ATGACCGACGGCAACCACCACGACGGCGGCGGGGACGGGACGGGGCACGAGCGCGTCCCGAGCCGGCAGCGCCGGCGCTTCCCCGGCATCTCCTCGCGGGCCTACGAGCATCCCGCGGACCGCTCGGCCCTGGTGGCCCTGCGCAGGCTCAGCGGGTTCGACACGGTCTTCAAGGCGCTCAGCGGCCTGCTGCCCGAGCGCAGCCTGCGACTGCTGTTCCTGTCCGACTCCGTGCGGGTCTCCGACGTGCAGTTCGCGCACCTCAACACCATGCTGCGGGACGCCTGCTACATCCTGGACCTGGAGAAGGTCCCGCCGATGTACGTCAACCAGGACCCGAATCCGAACGCGATGTGCATCGGCCTCGACGAGCCGATCATCGTCGTGACCACGGGCCTGGTCGAGCTGCTCGACGAGGAGGAGATGCGGGCGGTCGTCGGCCACGAGGTGGGGCACGCCCTCTCCGGCCACTCCGTCTACCGCACGATCCTGCTGTTCCTCACGAACCTCGCGCTGAAGGTCGCGTGGATCCCGCTGGGCAACGTCGCGATCATGGCGATCGTGACGGCGCTGCGCGAGTGGTTCCGCAAGTCGGAGCTGTCGGCGGACCGGGCCGGCCTGCTGGTCGGCCAGGACCTGAATGCCTCGATGCGGGGCCTGATGAAGCTCGCGGGCGGCAACCACCTGCACGAGATGAACGTGGACGCGTTCCTGGAGCAGGCCGAGGAGTACGAGGCCGGGGGCGATCTGCGCGACTCGGTCCTGAAGATCATGAACGTGCTGCCGCGCACGCACCCCTTCGCCACCGTCCGCGCCGCCGAGCTGAAGAAGTGGGCAGGGACCCGCGACTTCCAGCGGATCATGGACGGCCACTATCCGCGCCGTGACGAGGACAAGGACACCTCGGTCTCCGACTCCTTCCGGCAGTCGGCCTCGGCGTACGCGGACGACGTACGCAACAGCAAGGACCCGCTGATGAAGCTGGTCAGCGACATCGCGGGCGGCGCGGGCGACCTGGGCGGCAAGCTGCGCGGGAAGTTCACGGGGCAGGGCGGACAGAGCGGGCAGGACGGCGGCGACACCTCCGGGGACAAGTGA
- the rpmA gene encoding 50S ribosomal protein L27: MAHKKGASSTRNGRDSNAQRLGVKRFGGQVVNAGEILVRQRGTHFHPGSGVGRGKDDTLFALDAGAVEFGTHRGRKVVNIVPVA, encoded by the coding sequence ATGGCACACAAGAAGGGCGCATCGTCCACTCGGAACGGTCGCGACTCCAATGCTCAGCGGCTCGGCGTGAAGCGCTTCGGCGGTCAGGTCGTCAACGCCGGTGAGATCCTGGTCCGCCAGCGTGGCACCCACTTCCACCCGGGCTCGGGCGTCGGCCGAGGCAAGGACGACACCCTGTTCGCGCTGGACGCGGGCGCGGTCGAGTTCGGCACGCACCGTGGCCGCAAGGTCGTGAACATCGTTCCGGTCGCCTGA
- a CDS encoding Rne/Rng family ribonuclease — MAVFQAPVFAEPMFQTPERAAAARRRRGRAGARRARRPVVEEEAAPRRRRRRRAADEQPAAVEEREPVKVAEEPVAAEQAESAESADSDDSVDSADDTEESGERHGRRRRRGGRRRRRGDLADQDDASAESDDDTDTAEQAERGTEDAEESAEQAAEDSEEAEEAASENGGTGSSSSRRRRRRRRRAGDSAEGEPGDSDPERTVVKVREPRERRAKDPERELGTGVDEVQSIKGSTRLEAKKQRRREGREQGRRRVPIITEAEFLARREAVERVMVVRQNGERTQIGVLEDNVLVEHYVNKEQATSYVGNVYLGKVQNVLPSMEAAFIDIGKGRNAVLYAGEVNFEALGMANGPRRIESALKSGQSVLVQVTKDPIGHKGARLTSQVSLPGRYLVYVPEGSMTGISRKLPDTERARLKTILKKIVPEDAGVIVRTAAEGASEDELRRDVERLQEQWEDIQKKAKAASTSSPSLLYGEPDMTVRVVRDIFNEDFSKVIVSGDDAWQTIHGYVSHVAPDLADRLSKWTSEVDVFATYRIDEQLAKALDRKVWLPSGGSLVIDKTEAMIVVDVNTGKFTGQGGNLEETVTRNNLEAAEEIVRQLRLRDLGGIVVIDFIDMVLESNRDLVLRRLLECLGRDRTKHQVAEVTSLGLVQMTRKRVGQGLLESFSETCVHCNGRGVIVHMEQPTSAGGGGKRKKRGRGGDQQDHGHEHTTHEHEHEHEADTEAMDGAETEAEVAAEAAAPVALPEPEFVPDEELYSSAAEAEAAASRGGRSRRRATRRASAPAGAPRTEAAPEEAPQAETPKRSGKRAKAAERAAERAAKAEAEAERAEIPVVESDVARTVAPAAEDPIVGTPEAVEAAHEVPAEAPAQDDAAPKGRTRRRAVRKATSPAGSPKAAQSAEPEAAEVVIAPVPKAEPVAEPAAEPVAEAPAAEAAPARPRRRAVRKATAPTAPEEAAVVVVPSAEKPEPKKAEAQDKVEPEKTEAEAEAPAEEAAPAKKTARKTAKKATAKKAATKKTAAKKTAAKKTTAKKASKATAKKAAAAEQTPSGVSASAADEG, encoded by the coding sequence GTGGCCGTCTTCCAGGCGCCCGTGTTCGCCGAGCCGATGTTCCAGACCCCGGAGCGCGCCGCCGCGGCGCGCCGCCGCCGAGGCCGCGCAGGAGCCCGCCGAGCCCGCCGCCCCGTGGTGGAGGAGGAGGCGGCCCCGCGCCGTCGCCGCCGCCGTCGGGCCGCCGACGAGCAGCCTGCCGCCGTCGAGGAGCGGGAGCCCGTCAAGGTCGCCGAGGAGCCCGTCGCCGCCGAGCAGGCCGAATCCGCCGAATCCGCCGACAGCGATGACTCTGTCGACTCCGCCGACGACACGGAGGAGTCCGGTGAGCGCCACGGCCGCCGTCGCCGCCGTGGTGGCCGTCGCCGTCGCCGCGGTGATCTGGCCGACCAGGACGACGCCTCGGCCGAGTCCGACGACGACACCGACACCGCCGAGCAGGCGGAGCGCGGCACCGAGGACGCCGAGGAGAGCGCCGAGCAGGCCGCCGAGGACTCCGAGGAGGCGGAAGAGGCCGCTTCGGAGAACGGCGGGACGGGCTCCAGCAGCAGCCGTCGCCGTCGTCGCCGCCGCCGTCGTGCCGGTGACTCCGCCGAGGGCGAGCCGGGCGACAGCGACCCGGAGCGTACGGTCGTCAAGGTCCGCGAGCCGCGGGAGCGGCGCGCGAAGGACCCGGAGCGCGAGCTCGGCACCGGCGTCGACGAGGTCCAGTCCATCAAGGGCTCGACCCGCCTGGAGGCCAAGAAGCAGCGCCGCCGCGAGGGCCGCGAGCAGGGCCGCCGCCGGGTGCCGATCATCACCGAGGCCGAGTTCCTGGCGCGCCGCGAGGCCGTCGAGCGCGTCATGGTCGTACGCCAGAACGGTGAGCGCACCCAGATCGGCGTCCTTGAGGACAACGTGCTCGTCGAGCACTACGTCAACAAGGAGCAGGCGACCTCATACGTCGGGAACGTCTACCTCGGCAAGGTGCAGAACGTCCTGCCGTCGATGGAGGCCGCCTTCATCGACATCGGCAAGGGCCGCAACGCCGTGCTGTACGCCGGTGAGGTCAACTTCGAGGCGCTCGGCATGGCCAACGGCCCCCGGCGCATCGAGTCCGCCCTGAAGTCCGGCCAGTCGGTCCTCGTACAGGTCACGAAAGACCCGATCGGCCACAAGGGCGCCCGTCTGACCAGCCAGGTCTCGCTCCCCGGCCGCTATCTGGTCTACGTCCCCGAGGGGTCGATGACCGGCATCAGCCGCAAGCTGCCCGACACCGAGCGCGCGCGTCTGAAGACCATCCTCAAGAAGATCGTCCCCGAGGACGCGGGCGTCATCGTGCGCACCGCCGCCGAGGGCGCGAGCGAGGACGAGCTGCGCCGCGACGTCGAGCGTCTCCAGGAGCAGTGGGAGGACATCCAGAAGAAGGCGAAGGCGGCCTCCACCAGCTCGCCGAGCCTGCTGTACGGCGAGCCGGACATGACCGTCCGCGTGGTCCGCGACATCTTCAACGAGGACTTCTCCAAGGTCATCGTCAGCGGTGACGACGCGTGGCAGACCATCCACGGTTACGTCTCGCACGTCGCGCCCGACCTGGCCGACCGCCTCTCGAAGTGGACCTCCGAGGTCGACGTCTTCGCGACGTACCGCATCGACGAGCAGCTGGCGAAGGCGCTGGACCGCAAGGTCTGGCTGCCGAGCGGCGGCTCGCTGGTGATCGACAAGACCGAGGCGATGATCGTCGTCGACGTCAACACCGGCAAGTTCACCGGGCAGGGCGGCAACCTCGAAGAGACCGTGACGAGGAACAACCTCGAAGCGGCCGAGGAGATCGTGCGCCAGCTGCGCCTGCGTGACCTGGGCGGCATCGTCGTCATCGACTTCATCGACATGGTCCTGGAGTCCAACCGGGACCTGGTCCTGCGCCGCCTTCTCGAATGCCTCGGGCGCGACCGTACGAAGCACCAGGTCGCCGAGGTGACCTCGCTCGGCCTGGTCCAGATGACCCGCAAGCGGGTGGGCCAGGGGCTCCTGGAGTCCTTCTCCGAGACCTGCGTGCACTGCAACGGCCGCGGTGTCATCGTGCACATGGAGCAGCCGACCTCCGCCGGTGGCGGCGGCAAGCGCAAGAAGCGCGGGCGCGGTGGGGACCAGCAGGACCACGGTCACGAGCACACCACCCACGAGCACGAGCACGAGCACGAGGCCGACACCGAGGCCATGGACGGTGCCGAGACGGAGGCCGAGGTCGCCGCCGAGGCCGCCGCTCCGGTGGCGCTGCCCGAGCCCGAGTTCGTCCCGGACGAGGAGCTCTACAGCAGCGCCGCCGAGGCCGAGGCAGCCGCCTCGCGCGGTGGCCGCTCCCGGCGCCGGGCGACGCGGCGGGCTTCGGCCCCGGCGGGCGCACCGCGTACCGAGGCCGCCCCTGAGGAGGCCCCGCAGGCGGAGACGCCGAAGCGGTCGGGCAAGCGGGCCAAGGCGGCCGAGCGGGCCGCCGAGCGGGCGGCGAAGGCCGAGGCGGAGGCCGAGCGGGCCGAGATCCCGGTCGTCGAGTCCGACGTCGCGCGCACCGTCGCACCGGCCGCCGAGGATCCCATCGTCGGCACTCCGGAGGCCGTCGAGGCGGCCCACGAGGTACCCGCCGAGGCGCCCGCGCAGGACGACGCAGCCCCGAAGGGACGTACGCGCCGTCGTGCCGTCCGCAAGGCGACGTCGCCCGCCGGTTCGCCGAAGGCCGCGCAGAGCGCCGAGCCAGAGGCCGCCGAGGTGGTCATCGCCCCGGTGCCGAAGGCCGAGCCGGTCGCGGAGCCCGCCGCCGAGCCCGTGGCCGAGGCGCCCGCCGCCGAAGCTGCTCCGGCCCGTCCGCGCCGCCGTGCGGTGCGCAAGGCCACGGCGCCGACCGCCCCGGAGGAGGCGGCCGTGGTGGTCGTCCCGTCGGCGGAGAAGCCCGAGCCGAAGAAGGCCGAGGCGCAGGACAAGGTCGAGCCGGAGAAGACCGAGGCGGAGGCCGAGGCCCCCGCCGAGGAAGCCGCTCCGGCGAAGAAGACGGCGCGTAAGACCGCCAAGAAGGCGACGGCGAAGAAGGCCGCCACCAAGAAGACCGCGGCCAAGAAGACGGCCGCCAAGAAGACGACGGCCAAGAAGGCGTCGAAGGCGACGGCGAAGAAGGCCGCGGCGGCGGAGCAGACGCCGTCCGGTGTCTCCGCGAGCGCCGCCGACGAGGGCTGA
- a CDS encoding glutamate-5-semialdehyde dehydrogenase, whose protein sequence is MTSLSPVSPYDNLSPVAQAAYRARGASATLAPLPRAAKDDALLAIADALEVRTAEIVEANAKDIERAREAGTSEGIIDRLTLTPERVRAIAGDVRDVAALPDPVGEVVRGSTLPNGIDLRQVRVPLGVVGIIYEARPNVTVDAAALCLKSGNAVLLRGSSSAYESNTALVRVLRDAVHGAGLPADAVQLVPGESRDSVRELMRARGLVDVLIPRGGASLIKTVVEESTVPVIETGTGNCHVYVDAAADIDMAVDILINSKAQRPSVCNAAETLLVHRDIADAFLPRALDALAEAGVTVHADERVLGHVDKAGGSKATVVPATTEDWETEYLSHDIAAAVVDTLEQAVEHIRLWTSGHTEAIVTTSQQAARRFTQLVDSTTVAVNASTRFTDGGQFGFGAEIGISTQKLHARGPMGLPELTSTKYIVTGDGHVR, encoded by the coding sequence ATGACGTCGCTCTCTCCCGTCTCGCCCTACGACAACCTCTCGCCGGTCGCCCAGGCCGCCTACCGCGCCCGCGGCGCCTCCGCCACGCTCGCGCCGCTGCCGCGCGCCGCCAAGGACGACGCGCTGCTCGCGATCGCCGACGCCCTGGAGGTACGGACCGCCGAGATCGTCGAGGCCAACGCCAAGGACATCGAGCGCGCCCGGGAGGCCGGGACCAGCGAGGGGATCATCGACCGGCTCACCCTCACCCCCGAGCGGGTCCGCGCCATCGCCGGCGACGTGCGCGACGTGGCGGCCCTGCCCGACCCGGTGGGCGAGGTCGTCCGCGGCTCCACGCTCCCCAACGGCATCGACCTGCGCCAGGTCCGCGTCCCCCTCGGCGTCGTCGGGATCATCTACGAGGCCCGGCCGAACGTCACCGTGGACGCGGCCGCCCTCTGCCTGAAGTCCGGCAACGCCGTCCTGCTGCGGGGCTCGTCATCGGCGTACGAATCGAACACGGCGCTCGTGCGCGTCCTGCGCGACGCGGTGCACGGCGCCGGCCTGCCCGCGGACGCCGTCCAGCTCGTGCCGGGCGAGAGCCGGGACTCCGTACGCGAGCTGATGCGCGCCCGCGGCCTCGTCGACGTGCTCATCCCGCGCGGCGGCGCCTCGCTGATCAAGACCGTCGTCGAGGAGTCCACCGTCCCGGTCATCGAGACCGGCACCGGCAACTGCCACGTGTACGTGGACGCCGCCGCCGACATCGACATGGCCGTCGACATCCTGATCAACTCCAAGGCGCAGCGGCCCAGCGTCTGCAACGCCGCCGAGACGCTCCTCGTCCACCGGGACATCGCCGACGCGTTCCTGCCGCGCGCCCTGGACGCCCTCGCGGAGGCCGGGGTGACCGTGCACGCGGACGAGCGGGTGCTCGGCCACGTGGACAAGGCAGGCGGCTCCAAGGCCACCGTCGTACCCGCGACGACCGAGGACTGGGAGACCGAGTACCTCAGCCACGACATCGCGGCCGCCGTCGTCGACACGCTGGAGCAGGCCGTCGAGCACATCCGGCTGTGGACCTCCGGGCACACGGAGGCCATCGTCACCACCTCGCAGCAGGCCGCGCGCCGCTTCACGCAGCTCGTGGACTCCACGACCGTCGCCGTGAACGCCTCGACGCGCTTCACCGACGGCGGGCAGTTCGGCTTCGGCGCCGAGATCGGCATCTCCACGCAGAAGCTGCACGCCCGGGGCCCGATGGGGCTGCCCGAACTGACGTCGACCAAGTACATCGTGACGGGCGACGGGCACGTGCGGTGA